A stretch of Vicinamibacteria bacterium DNA encodes these proteins:
- a CDS encoding GH1 family beta-glucosidase — MFRFPDGFVWGSATAALQVEGAAREDGKGPSVWDVFCAEHPERVFGGATPEVACDHYHRYAEDVRLMRELGHRGYRMSISWPRLFPGGAGALNQLGALFYHRLFDSLLAHDIEPNVTLYHWDLPQALAARGGWESGDTIAAFADYAEACFRLFGDRVRLWTTLNEPGWSTLHGYVTGLHPPSKRDGRAAAQVAWNLLAAHGRALSIGHQIRPDARIGIALNLSPVYPATKAPEDIAAAGVADGILNRLFLDPVLGGTVPEDVLELGRGHGLLPVRQPEDERRLAQDTVDFLGVNYYYPHHGSASARDTHFALNTSGRKEDRTQFSLGGLFALVRNPRGRYTDWDWEIFPEGLYDLLQRVHARRPGIPVYVTENGIGLDDRLRDGVVDDPARTEFVREHLEAVHRAIAAGIQVRGYYMWSLMDNFSWINGYKKRYGFLYVDRSTLARYPKRSALWFRDVAANNGF; from the coding sequence GTGTTCCGTTTCCCGGACGGTTTCGTGTGGGGCTCCGCGACTGCGGCCCTCCAGGTCGAGGGTGCGGCCCGGGAGGACGGCAAGGGGCCGTCCGTTTGGGACGTCTTCTGCGCGGAGCATCCCGAGCGCGTCTTCGGCGGGGCTACCCCCGAGGTCGCCTGCGACCACTACCACCGCTACGCGGAGGACGTCCGCCTCATGCGCGAGCTCGGCCACCGCGGCTACCGCATGTCGATCTCGTGGCCCCGCCTCTTTCCGGGGGGAGCGGGCGCCCTCAACCAGTTGGGCGCCCTTTTCTACCACCGCCTGTTCGACTCCCTGCTCGCGCACGACATCGAGCCGAATGTCACCCTCTACCACTGGGACCTGCCCCAGGCCCTGGCCGCGCGCGGGGGCTGGGAGAGCGGAGACACCATCGCCGCCTTCGCCGACTACGCGGAGGCCTGCTTCCGCCTCTTCGGTGACCGCGTGCGTCTCTGGACGACGCTCAACGAGCCGGGTTGGTCAACCCTCCACGGCTACGTCACCGGCCTTCACCCTCCGTCCAAGCGGGACGGCCGGGCAGCCGCCCAAGTGGCCTGGAACCTGCTGGCCGCGCACGGGCGCGCCCTCTCCATCGGGCACCAGATCCGGCCGGACGCCCGGATCGGCATCGCCCTCAACCTCTCGCCCGTTTATCCCGCCACCAAAGCCCCGGAAGACATCGCCGCCGCGGGGGTGGCGGACGGCATCCTCAACCGCCTCTTCCTCGACCCCGTGCTGGGGGGGACAGTGCCCGAAGACGTGCTCGAGCTCGGCCGCGGGCACGGGCTGCTCCCGGTGCGCCAGCCGGAGGACGAGCGGCGGCTCGCCCAGGACACCGTGGACTTCCTGGGCGTCAACTACTACTATCCCCACCACGGCAGCGCCTCCGCCCGCGACACTCACTTCGCCCTCAACACTTCGGGACGGAAAGAGGACCGGACCCAGTTCTCCTTGGGCGGGCTGTTCGCGCTCGTCCGTAACCCCCGCGGGCGCTACACCGACTGGGACTGGGAGATCTTCCCGGAGGGGCTCTACGACCTGCTGCAACGGGTTCATGCCCGCCGACCCGGCATCCCCGTATACGTCACCGAAAACGGCATCGGTCTTGATGACCGGCTCCGGGACGGGGTGGTGGACGACCCGGCGCGGACCGAGTTCGTGCGCGAGCACCTCGAGGCCGTGCACCGCGCGATCGCGGCCGGGATCCAAGTGAGGGGCTACTACATGTGGTCCCTGATGGACAACTTCTCCTGGATCAACGGCTACAAGAAGCGCTACGGCTTCCTCTACGTGGACCGGTCCACCCTGGCCCGCTACCCGAAGAGAAGCGCGCTCTGGTTCCGGGACGTGGCCGCGAACAACGGCTTCTGA
- a CDS encoding trypsin-like peptidase domain-containing protein: MSSRVGLLLVSLALSVNAQARPGAGREPSELSRFSQSLEALSERVRPAVVQILTTGYAETGGLLSRQRASGSGVILDPDGYVVTNAHVVQGARRIQVVLAGLASGPPNAQSILKAPGRVVGAVLVGIDRETDVAVLKIAEKNLPFLSLGDSKDLRPGELVLAFGSPLGLENSVTLGVVSAVARQIHPEDRMIYIQTDASINPGSSGGPLVDGEGRVIGINTLILSQSGGNEGIGFAAPSNIVGNVFEQVRKTGRVRRGEIGIYAQTVTPALAAGLDLPQEWGVVLSDVLPGGPGARAGLRIADVVLKLDGKVMENARQLEVNLYHRSVGAVVSLEVRRGAQTLTILPTVTERDRDPDRLVDTVSPERNAVPRLGLLALDLEEVQAQLPGPLRAKAGVVVAAAAPDGSSGADALLPGDVIYSVNQEPVPSVQKLRQVLAQIKPSVPVVVQLERNGGLRFVTFEAE, from the coding sequence ATGTCTTCGCGGGTCGGTCTCCTCCTCGTCTCCCTCGCGCTCTCCGTAAACGCACAGGCGAGGCCGGGGGCGGGGCGGGAGCCGTCGGAGCTATCACGCTTCAGCCAGAGCCTGGAGGCCCTCAGCGAGCGCGTGCGGCCGGCCGTGGTCCAGATTCTCACCACCGGCTACGCGGAGACGGGGGGGCTCCTCTCCCGGCAGCGGGCCAGCGGGTCGGGGGTGATTCTCGACCCCGATGGCTACGTGGTCACGAACGCCCACGTGGTCCAGGGAGCCCGACGAATCCAGGTGGTGCTCGCGGGTCTGGCTAGCGGTCCCCCCAACGCGCAATCCATCCTCAAGGCCCCGGGGCGCGTCGTGGGCGCTGTGCTCGTCGGTATCGACCGCGAGACCGACGTTGCCGTCCTCAAGATCGCGGAGAAGAACCTCCCCTTCCTGTCCCTGGGTGACTCGAAGGATCTGCGGCCCGGAGAGCTGGTCCTCGCTTTCGGGAGCCCGCTCGGGCTCGAGAACTCGGTGACGCTGGGGGTCGTGAGCGCGGTGGCGCGGCAGATCCACCCCGAGGACCGGATGATCTACATCCAGACCGATGCTTCCATCAACCCCGGCAGCAGCGGCGGCCCCCTGGTGGACGGCGAGGGGCGCGTGATCGGGATCAACACCTTGATCCTCAGCCAGTCCGGGGGCAACGAGGGGATCGGCTTCGCCGCTCCCAGCAACATCGTGGGGAACGTCTTCGAGCAGGTACGCAAGACGGGCCGCGTCCGCCGGGGTGAGATCGGAATCTACGCCCAGACGGTCACCCCCGCCCTGGCCGCCGGACTGGACCTGCCCCAGGAGTGGGGCGTCGTCCTTTCTGACGTTCTCCCTGGTGGCCCCGGGGCGCGGGCGGGGCTTCGCATCGCGGATGTGGTCCTGAAGCTGGACGGGAAAGTCATGGAGAATGCCCGTCAGCTGGAGGTCAACCTCTATCACCGAAGCGTGGGGGCGGTCGTCAGCCTGGAGGTCCGGCGGGGAGCCCAGACCCTGACCATCCTGCCCACGGTCACGGAGCGGGACCGCGACCCCGACCGGCTGGTCGACACCGTGAGCCCGGAGCGGAATGCCGTGCCCAGGCTGGGCCTCCTCGCCCTCGACCTGGAGGAGGTGCAGGCGCAGCTGCCGGGACCCCTGCGCGCGAAAGCGGGCGTGGTGGTGGCGGCAGCGGCCCCGGACGGCTCCTCGGGGGCGGATGCCCTGCTGCCCGGAGACGTGATCTATTCCGTGAACCAGGAACCGGTGCCTAGCGTCCAGAAGCTGCGGCAGGTTCTGGCGCAGATCAAGCCCAGCGTCCCCGTCGTGGTTCAGCTCGAGCGCAACGGCGGGCTGAGGTTCGTTACCTTCGAGGCGGAGTAG
- a CDS encoding patatin-like phospholipase family protein codes for MRERSLGLVLLLLAPCAAEAQLPPTVPSARPRLVLALSGGGARGIAHIGVLRALEENGIVVDGIAGTSMGALVGALYASGYRAKELRTIVDSFDWNKAFSGRPERVLVPLARRLDEEPALLSLGFEPWKVLLPPSALSDYGIGRFLIRHLAGPGYSAGGDFDHLPIPFRAVAARLDNAQRVVLARGDLARATRASLSIPIFFPPVEWEGTLLVDGGVADNIPVGVARGMGADVVLAVDITSPPLEPSEWRTLTGVGAQVSDALIEARNRTYRETADFQIRPDVGRHGATEYVDFEGLIESGYAAALQIIGPLKERLGPSPPPPAPPAAGRALEGTTIVEVAVEGNKRTSQALIRRTFSIPLGRPFDMHKGLNALDRLFATSFFDSCWMSFEPSADGGLRIVLRVREAARSSLRISAGYDEPEQTHARVRLRNQNAFGFGERLEAVGAASDAESEVALGLDSDRLFKPVVGYSIRAGWREDKPRLFKDGVLLNRARFDRKELLLSLTRALKRTRLLQAGILLGSVETQEQPAVPYPPGTDKTRTLFARYVEDSLDDLYFPTRGWRVDLLANRNAPGLGATHDYWKGQLQARVVSPAGTRVTLEAEIFGGLSGRDLPVYDWFRLGGPVLIPGLHADELWGPQGAGASAAASVRLDGLRVRGRVGAGNVWPNRSQIRLNSLRVGLGLGVYYPTRFGPVGLDFGATTDGRSLWSLTLGYP; via the coding sequence TTGAGAGAGCGCTCCCTCGGCCTCGTCCTCCTGCTCCTCGCTCCCTGCGCGGCAGAGGCGCAGCTGCCCCCCACCGTCCCTAGCGCCCGTCCCCGCCTGGTCCTGGCCTTGAGCGGGGGCGGGGCTCGCGGCATCGCCCACATCGGGGTTCTGCGCGCGCTCGAGGAGAACGGGATTGTGGTCGACGGCATCGCGGGGACGAGCATGGGCGCGCTCGTGGGCGCTCTCTACGCCAGTGGCTACCGGGCGAAGGAGCTGCGGACCATCGTCGACTCGTTCGACTGGAACAAGGCCTTTAGCGGTCGGCCGGAAAGGGTCCTGGTGCCCCTGGCTCGACGCCTGGACGAGGAGCCCGCCCTGTTGAGCCTTGGGTTCGAGCCCTGGAAGGTGCTCCTCCCGCCCTCCGCCCTCTCCGACTACGGCATCGGGCGGTTCTTGATCCGGCACCTGGCCGGCCCCGGCTACTCGGCGGGCGGGGATTTCGACCACTTGCCGATCCCGTTCCGTGCGGTGGCGGCCCGCCTCGACAACGCGCAGCGCGTGGTCCTGGCGCGGGGGGACCTGGCACGAGCTACGCGGGCCAGCCTCTCCATCCCGATTTTCTTCCCCCCCGTCGAATGGGAGGGGACGCTCCTGGTGGACGGGGGAGTGGCCGACAACATTCCGGTGGGGGTGGCGCGCGGCATGGGGGCGGACGTGGTCTTGGCCGTGGACATCACGTCCCCACCGCTGGAGCCTTCCGAGTGGCGAACGCTGACGGGGGTGGGGGCCCAGGTCTCGGATGCCCTCATCGAGGCCCGGAATCGAACCTACCGGGAGACCGCGGACTTCCAAATCCGCCCCGACGTCGGCCGACACGGGGCCACCGAGTACGTCGACTTCGAAGGCCTCATTGAGAGCGGGTACGCGGCTGCCCTGCAGATCATAGGGCCGCTCAAGGAGCGCCTGGGCCCGAGCCCTCCCCCTCCCGCCCCTCCCGCCGCGGGCCGCGCTCTGGAGGGCACGACCATCGTCGAGGTCGCGGTCGAGGGGAACAAGCGGACGAGCCAGGCCCTGATCCGGCGCACCTTCAGCATCCCCCTGGGCCGGCCCTTCGACATGCACAAGGGCTTGAACGCGCTCGACCGCCTCTTCGCTACCAGCTTCTTCGACTCCTGCTGGATGAGCTTCGAGCCCAGCGCGGACGGGGGGCTGCGCATCGTCCTCCGTGTGCGGGAGGCCGCGCGCAGCAGCCTCCGGATCTCGGCGGGCTACGACGAGCCCGAGCAGACCCACGCCCGGGTGCGCCTGCGGAACCAGAACGCCTTCGGGTTCGGCGAGCGGCTGGAGGCGGTGGGGGCGGCGAGCGATGCTGAGAGCGAGGTCGCCCTGGGCCTCGACTCCGACCGGCTCTTCAAGCCCGTGGTGGGTTACTCCATCCGGGCGGGATGGCGTGAGGACAAGCCGCGGCTCTTCAAGGACGGGGTCCTGCTCAACCGGGCCCGGTTCGACCGCAAGGAGCTTCTGCTGTCCCTGACCCGCGCCCTGAAGCGTACGCGGCTTCTACAGGCGGGGATTCTACTCGGCAGCGTCGAGACCCAGGAACAGCCCGCCGTGCCCTACCCCCCCGGCACCGACAAGACGCGGACGCTCTTCGCGCGCTACGTCGAGGACAGCCTGGACGATCTCTACTTCCCGACCCGGGGGTGGCGGGTCGACCTCCTCGCGAACCGCAACGCCCCCGGACTCGGGGCGACCCATGACTACTGGAAGGGCCAGCTACAGGCCCGGGTGGTCTCTCCGGCGGGGACCCGGGTCACGCTCGAGGCCGAGATTTTCGGGGGGCTCTCCGGGCGCGACCTGCCGGTCTACGACTGGTTCCGGCTTGGGGGCCCGGTTCTGATCCCGGGGCTGCACGCCGATGAGCTGTGGGGGCCCCAGGGGGCGGGGGCGTCGGCGGCCGCCTCCGTGCGCCTCGACGGCCTGCGCGTGCGGGGCCGGGTGGGGGCGGGGAATGTCTGGCCGAACCGGAGCCAGATCCGGCTGAACTCTCTCCGCGTGGGCTTGGGTCTCGGTGTCTACTACCCCACCCGCTTCGGCCCCGTGGGCCTGGACTTTGGGGCCACGACCGACGGCCGGTCCCTCTGGAGCCTCACCCTCGGCTATCCCTGA
- a CDS encoding DUF3810 domain-containing protein, whose product MGLALIGAGVATQAAAARHPAAVETLYSRALYPRLAGVLGCLTGWLPFSLGEAGLAGLGLCLALLLLRLAREVGRRRAVPWGEIGRLLGGGLIGAGVIYLAFLFLWGLNYQREPFGRTAGLETGPAPLAELRALGHELAEGANELREGLAEDEGGVMRLPDGTAGARLRTEAGFRRLADLYPVLRGSCSRVKPVLASPLLARLGISGIYSPFTGEPNLNTTLPDPEVPFSASHEMAHQRGFAREDEANYLGYLACRLHPDPDFRYSGVLAASLYALDELRRADREAATLLEALRSPAVRRDIDALAAWAARYRGPLGRASARVNDAYLKTQGQREGARSYGRMVDLLLAERRARSRPSP is encoded by the coding sequence GTGGGGCTCGCCCTCATCGGCGCCGGCGTCGCGACCCAGGCTGCAGCCGCCCGTCATCCGGCGGCGGTCGAGACCCTCTACTCCCGAGCGCTCTACCCGCGACTGGCCGGCGTTCTCGGCTGCCTCACGGGCTGGCTGCCCTTCTCCCTGGGCGAGGCCGGCCTGGCCGGCCTGGGGCTCTGCCTCGCCCTCCTCCTGCTCCGGCTCGCCCGCGAGGTCGGGCGACGGAGGGCCGTACCCTGGGGCGAGATCGGGCGGCTCCTGGGCGGCGGCTTGATCGGGGCAGGAGTGATCTACCTCGCTTTCCTCTTCCTTTGGGGTCTCAACTACCAAAGAGAGCCCTTCGGCCGCACCGCGGGGCTGGAGACGGGGCCGGCCCCCCTCGCGGAGCTCCGGGCCCTCGGCCACGAGCTCGCCGAGGGAGCCAACGAATTGCGGGAGGGGCTTGCCGAGGACGAGGGGGGCGTGATGCGCCTTCCCGACGGCACGGCGGGAGCGCGCTTGCGGACGGAGGCGGGGTTTCGGCGCCTGGCCGACCTTTACCCCGTCCTTCGGGGGAGCTGCTCCCGGGTCAAGCCGGTGTTGGCCTCGCCGCTGCTGGCGCGGCTCGGCATCAGCGGCATCTATTCTCCCTTCACCGGCGAGCCCAACCTCAACACCACCCTCCCCGATCCCGAGGTCCCCTTCAGCGCTTCCCACGAGATGGCCCACCAGCGCGGCTTCGCGCGCGAGGACGAGGCAAACTACCTCGGCTACCTGGCCTGCCGTCTCCACCCGGACCCCGACTTTCGCTACTCGGGCGTCCTGGCCGCGAGCCTATACGCCCTGGACGAGCTGCGGCGGGCGGACCGGGAGGCCGCGACCCTTCTGGAGGCCCTGCGCTCTCCCGCCGTCCGCCGAGACATTGACGCCCTGGCCGCCTGGGCGGCGCGATACCGGGGGCCGCTGGGGCGGGCCTCCGCGCGGGTCAACGATGCGTACCTCAAAACCCAGGGCCAGCGGGAAGGCGCCCGCAGCTACGGACGGATGGTCGACCTGCTGCTTGCCGAGCGCCGTGCCCGCAGCCGCCCCTCCCCTTGA
- the ptsP gene encoding phosphoenolpyruvate--protein phosphotransferase: MEPPVLLLLAPLSGPLLPIEHVPDPVFSQKMVGDGVSIDPVTDRLCSPCDGKVVQIHSAGHAITLAPLPGLEVLIHIGLDTVTLKGQGFRPRVKAGQAITAGQTLIEFDADFVATHARSLLTEIVVTTSDRVARMRACTGYVTAGQDVVLEVTLAAEGAAATQAPAGPAATSAPIRVPHPTGLHARPAAVLASRAKTFQSEIRIHRGDQEANAKSVVAIMGLEVDKGDSVLISARGPDAGEAVAALARLLQGGLGEEGPAPARPAPAPSLPRSSDPNHLVGVAASPGLAVGQTFQLRSESEVRVKEGGGDPHQERRALESALEQAKGQLEALRARLAAEADPGKAAIFSAHRELLEDPDLLEVAEKGIEEGKSAAFAWQRAFTGHAARLAGLRSELLAGRANDVKDVGRRVLRLLAGVETAAPAYPANAILLAEDLTPSDTATFDRSKVLGFGTVSGGASSHVAILARSLGIPALAGLDASALEVPDGTPAILDGGQGVLRLNPPANEVSAIRERQGRRAAREKTDLAAAHEPAVTTDGHRVEVAANIAGLAEAEQAVALGAEAVGLLRSEFLFLDRSAAPSEEEQFQAYRGIARALGAKRPLIVRTLDVGGDKPLTYLPIPREANPFLGERGIRLMRDRPEILRAQARAILRAGAEGAVRIMFPMIATVPEVQAARELLEEERKALGVGKIPVGIMVEVASAALLAEHFAREVDFFSIGTNDLTQYTLAMDRGHPKLAPQVDGLDPAVLRLIDMTVRAAHAQGKWVGICGGIASDAQAVPLLVGLGVDELSVSVPTIPAIKARVRRLSLAQCRTLAGQALAAASAAEVRALSPDPDRDS; encoded by the coding sequence ATGGAACCGCCCGTCCTCCTTCTCCTCGCCCCCCTCTCCGGCCCTCTCCTCCCCATCGAGCACGTGCCGGATCCGGTTTTCTCGCAGAAGATGGTGGGCGACGGCGTTTCCATCGATCCCGTGACCGACCGCCTCTGCTCTCCCTGCGATGGCAAGGTGGTCCAGATTCACTCCGCCGGGCACGCGATCACGCTGGCCCCCCTCCCCGGCCTCGAGGTCCTGATCCATATCGGCCTCGACACCGTGACGCTCAAGGGCCAGGGCTTCCGGCCCCGGGTGAAGGCCGGCCAGGCCATCACCGCCGGCCAGACCCTCATCGAGTTCGACGCCGACTTCGTGGCCACCCACGCGCGCAGCCTCCTCACCGAGATCGTGGTCACGACCAGCGATCGGGTGGCCCGGATGCGCGCGTGCACCGGTTACGTGACCGCCGGCCAGGACGTGGTCCTGGAGGTGACCCTGGCGGCGGAAGGCGCGGCGGCGACGCAAGCCCCCGCCGGCCCCGCGGCCACCTCCGCTCCCATCCGGGTTCCCCACCCGACGGGCTTGCACGCCCGGCCGGCCGCCGTGCTGGCCAGCCGTGCCAAGACCTTCCAATCGGAAATCCGGATTCATCGGGGCGACCAGGAGGCCAACGCCAAGAGCGTCGTCGCCATCATGGGGTTGGAGGTGGACAAAGGCGACTCCGTACTGATCTCCGCGCGCGGCCCCGACGCGGGGGAGGCGGTGGCCGCCCTGGCCCGGCTACTCCAGGGAGGCCTCGGCGAGGAGGGTCCGGCCCCCGCCCGACCCGCCCCCGCCCCGTCCCTTCCCCGCTCCTCCGACCCCAACCATCTGGTGGGGGTGGCGGCATCCCCGGGCCTGGCCGTGGGTCAGACCTTCCAGCTCCGCTCGGAGAGCGAGGTGCGGGTGAAGGAGGGCGGCGGCGATCCGCACCAGGAGCGCCGAGCCCTGGAATCCGCACTCGAGCAGGCCAAGGGGCAACTCGAGGCCTTGCGCGCGCGGTTGGCGGCGGAGGCCGACCCGGGCAAGGCGGCCATTTTCTCCGCCCATCGGGAGCTGCTCGAGGACCCCGACCTCCTGGAGGTCGCGGAAAAGGGGATCGAGGAGGGAAAGAGCGCCGCCTTCGCCTGGCAGCGGGCCTTCACCGGCCATGCCGCGCGCCTGGCCGGGCTAAGAAGCGAGCTTCTGGCCGGGCGGGCGAACGATGTCAAGGACGTAGGGAGGCGCGTGCTGCGCCTGCTCGCCGGGGTCGAGACCGCAGCCCCCGCTTATCCCGCGAACGCCATCCTTCTGGCCGAGGACCTGACCCCCTCCGACACCGCGACTTTCGACCGATCGAAGGTCCTCGGCTTCGGCACCGTGTCCGGGGGCGCCTCCTCGCACGTGGCCATCCTCGCCCGCTCCCTGGGCATCCCCGCCCTGGCCGGTTTGGACGCCAGCGCGCTCGAAGTCCCCGACGGCACCCCCGCCATCCTCGACGGGGGGCAAGGTGTCCTCCGGCTCAACCCCCCAGCGAACGAGGTCTCCGCCATCCGGGAGCGGCAAGGGAGGCGAGCCGCCCGCGAGAAGACGGACCTCGCGGCTGCCCACGAGCCGGCGGTGACGACGGACGGCCATCGGGTGGAGGTGGCGGCCAACATCGCCGGCCTTGCGGAGGCGGAGCAGGCGGTGGCTCTGGGCGCCGAGGCCGTCGGCCTCCTGCGCTCCGAGTTCCTGTTCCTGGACCGGAGCGCGGCCCCCTCCGAGGAGGAGCAGTTCCAGGCCTATCGCGGCATCGCCCGGGCCCTGGGCGCCAAGCGGCCCCTCATCGTGCGCACCCTGGACGTGGGCGGGGACAAGCCCCTGACCTATCTGCCCATCCCCCGGGAAGCCAACCCGTTCCTGGGCGAGCGCGGCATACGCCTCATGCGCGACCGGCCGGAGATCCTGCGCGCGCAGGCCCGCGCCATCCTCCGCGCGGGCGCGGAGGGCGCGGTTCGGATCATGTTTCCCATGATCGCCACCGTGCCCGAGGTACAGGCGGCCCGGGAGCTTCTGGAAGAGGAGCGAAAGGCGCTGGGGGTCGGAAAGATACCGGTCGGGATCATGGTGGAAGTCGCCTCCGCCGCCCTCCTCGCCGAGCACTTCGCGCGGGAGGTCGATTTCTTCTCGATCGGCACCAACGACCTCACGCAATATACGCTGGCCATGGACCGCGGCCACCCCAAGCTGGCCCCCCAAGTGGACGGCCTGGACCCCGCGGTGCTGCGCCTGATCGACATGACCGTGCGCGCCGCCCATGCCCAGGGCAAATGGGTCGGCATCTGCGGGGGCATCGCCAGTGACGCCCAGGCCGTCCCCCTCCTCGTCGGTCTCGGGGTGGACGAGCTGAGCGTGAGCGTCCCCACCATCCCCGCCATCAAAGCGCGCGTCCGCCGGCTGAGCCTGGCCCAGTGCCGGACGCTCGCCGGGCAGGCCTTGGCCGCCGCCAGTGCGGCCGAGGTCCGGGCCCTGTCCCCGGACCCCGACCGAGACAGCTAG
- the ptsG gene encoding PTS glucose transporter subunit IIBC yields the protein MNFLQNAFAVLQKIGRSLMLPVSVLPVAGLLLGIGSAHFGWMPETVSNIMAQSGGAVFSNLPLIFAIGVALGLTGNDGVASLAAVVGYAVLLATMGVMAPRLGSPTKPVMGIPSIETGVFGGILSGFIAAQLFNRFFRVRLPAYLGFFAGKRSVPILAAFAAILAGIVLSVIWPPIGAAIHAFSEWAASGNPRAAFAIYGVVERSLIPFGLHHIWNVPFFFETGQYVNPATGEVFRGEIPRFTAGDPSAGNLAGGYLFKMWGLPAAALAIWRCARPEQRARVGGIMISAALTSFLTGITEPIEFSFLFVAPLLYGIHALLAGVAYFTCIALGIKHGTTFSHGLIDYVVLFPKSSRGLWYLWLGPIWAALYFVLFRVLIVKLDLKTPGREMEEAASEAVATEGSAQGLARELVLAFGGQGNIKNLDACITRLRVEVNDVAKASPERLKALGAAGVVVVGSAVQAIFGTRSDNLKTDIEQYLKSVGSTAEAVAISRAPATGIGPAGAAAPADQGKVRALLQALGGAANIERLEACALTRLRLVVGSERAVDEAALQAAGALLMRFPGRTLHLVVGANAEACAAEMRRQMAQG from the coding sequence ATGAACTTCCTCCAGAACGCCTTCGCCGTGCTCCAGAAGATCGGCCGGTCGCTGATGCTGCCGGTTTCCGTGCTCCCCGTGGCCGGCCTGCTCCTGGGCATCGGCAGCGCCCACTTCGGGTGGATGCCGGAGACGGTGTCGAACATCATGGCCCAGTCGGGGGGGGCGGTTTTCTCCAACCTGCCCCTCATCTTCGCCATCGGCGTGGCCCTGGGCCTCACCGGCAACGACGGAGTGGCCTCGCTCGCGGCCGTGGTCGGCTACGCGGTGTTGCTCGCCACCATGGGCGTGATGGCCCCCCGGCTGGGCTCCCCCACCAAGCCTGTAATGGGAATCCCGTCCATCGAGACGGGGGTGTTCGGAGGCATCCTGAGCGGCTTCATTGCCGCCCAGCTCTTCAACCGCTTCTTCCGGGTCCGGCTCCCCGCCTATCTCGGCTTCTTCGCGGGTAAGCGCTCGGTGCCCATCCTGGCCGCCTTTGCCGCCATCCTCGCCGGCATCGTGCTCAGCGTGATATGGCCGCCCATCGGGGCGGCCATCCACGCCTTCTCGGAGTGGGCGGCCTCCGGCAACCCCAGAGCGGCCTTCGCGATTTACGGCGTGGTCGAGCGGTCCCTCATCCCCTTTGGGCTGCACCACATCTGGAACGTTCCCTTCTTCTTCGAAACCGGGCAGTACGTGAACCCGGCCACGGGAGAGGTCTTCCGGGGGGAGATCCCCCGCTTCACGGCCGGGGACCCCAGTGCAGGGAACCTGGCCGGAGGCTACCTCTTCAAGATGTGGGGGCTGCCCGCGGCCGCCCTCGCCATCTGGCGCTGCGCCCGCCCCGAGCAGCGGGCCCGGGTGGGCGGGATCATGATCTCGGCCGCCCTCACCTCCTTCCTGACCGGCATCACCGAGCCCATCGAGTTCTCCTTCCTCTTCGTGGCCCCGCTGCTCTACGGGATCCACGCCCTGCTCGCGGGTGTCGCTTATTTCACCTGCATCGCCCTCGGGATCAAGCACGGCACGACCTTCTCCCACGGCCTCATCGACTACGTGGTGCTCTTTCCGAAGTCCAGCCGCGGCCTCTGGTACCTGTGGCTAGGCCCGATCTGGGCCGCCCTCTACTTCGTTCTCTTCCGGGTGCTGATCGTGAAGCTGGACCTGAAGACGCCCGGCCGGGAAATGGAGGAGGCGGCAAGCGAGGCCGTGGCCACGGAGGGGAGCGCCCAGGGGCTGGCCCGCGAGCTGGTGCTCGCGTTTGGTGGCCAGGGAAACATCAAGAACCTCGACGCCTGCATCACCCGCCTGCGGGTGGAGGTCAACGACGTGGCCAAGGCCAGCCCGGAAAGGCTCAAGGCCCTGGGGGCGGCCGGGGTGGTCGTGGTGGGAAGCGCAGTGCAGGCCATTTTCGGGACCCGCTCCGACAACCTCAAGACGGACATTGAGCAGTACCTCAAGAGCGTGGGGTCGACGGCGGAGGCGGTCGCGATCTCTCGGGCGCCCGCGACCGGGATCGGCCCCGCGGGGGCCGCCGCCCCCGCCGACCAGGGAAAGGTACGCGCGCTGCTTCAGGCCCTGGGCGGCGCCGCCAACATCGAGCGCCTCGAGGCCTGCGCCCTCACCCGCCTGCGACTCGTGGTGGGCAGCGAGAGGGCGGTGGACGAGGCCGCGCTCCAGGCCGCGGGCGCCCTCCTCATGAGATTCCCCGGCCGGACGCTCCACCTCGTGGTGGGTGCGAACGCGGAGGCGTGCGCGGCGGAAATGCGGCGGCAGATGGCTCAGGGATAG